The following are encoded together in the Mumia sp. Pv4-285 genome:
- a CDS encoding hemolysin family protein has protein sequence MNPVLAIALVVVLLALNALFVAAEFALISARRTQLEPKAQSGSAPARLAIRAMERVSLAMAAAQLGITLCSLGLGAVGEPAIAHLFEPVFDALGVPHGMVHPISFVIAMTIVTYLHVVLGEMVPKNIALAGPDRAVLWLGPFMLGVIWLLKPFVVALNAIANGAVRLVRLEPKDEVGSTFTSDEVAGLLHESHREGLLDSEEYELVSGALGFEAGSIDRVLLPRADLVTVPVGASRADVEDACARTGFSRFPVTDSSDGLVGYVHIKDALEVSEPARPIPAKWLRPLGSVRQGSRLYDALRLMQLRGAHMARVVGDDGEELGVVMLEDVLEELVGEVRDPSRRVAEGR, from the coding sequence ATGAACCCCGTCCTCGCGATCGCGCTCGTCGTCGTCCTGCTCGCCCTCAACGCGTTGTTCGTGGCCGCGGAGTTCGCGCTGATCTCCGCCCGCCGCACGCAGCTCGAGCCGAAGGCGCAATCCGGGTCCGCCCCCGCCCGGCTCGCGATCCGTGCCATGGAGCGCGTCAGCCTCGCGATGGCCGCGGCGCAGCTCGGCATCACGCTGTGCTCGCTCGGCCTGGGCGCCGTCGGCGAGCCGGCGATCGCGCACCTCTTCGAGCCGGTCTTCGACGCGCTCGGCGTGCCGCACGGCATGGTCCACCCGATCTCCTTCGTGATCGCGATGACGATCGTCACCTACCTGCACGTGGTGCTGGGCGAGATGGTCCCGAAGAACATCGCGCTCGCCGGCCCCGATCGCGCCGTCCTGTGGCTCGGTCCGTTCATGCTCGGGGTCATCTGGCTGCTGAAGCCGTTCGTCGTCGCCCTCAACGCCATCGCCAACGGCGCGGTCCGCCTCGTACGCCTCGAGCCCAAGGACGAGGTCGGCAGCACCTTCACGTCCGACGAGGTCGCGGGGCTCCTTCACGAGTCGCACCGCGAGGGGCTGCTCGACTCCGAGGAGTACGAGCTGGTGTCGGGCGCCCTCGGTTTCGAGGCCGGGTCGATCGACCGGGTCCTGCTGCCGCGCGCCGATCTGGTCACCGTGCCGGTCGGCGCCTCGCGGGCCGACGTGGAGGATGCGTGCGCCCGTACGGGGTTCTCCCGGTTCCCGGTGACCGACTCCAGTGACGGGCTGGTCGGCTACGTCCACATCAAGGACGCCCTCGAGGTGTCGGAGCCGGCGCGGCCGATCCCGGCCAAGTGGCTGCGACCGCTCGGGTCGGTACGCCAGGGGTCGCGGTTGTACGACGCGCTCCGCCTGATGCAGCTCCGAGGCGCTCACATGGCGCGTGTCGTCGGCGACGACGGCGAGGAGCTGGGCGTCGTGATGCTCGAGGACGTGCTCGAGGAGCTGGTCGGAGAGGTCCGTGATCCGTCCCGCCGTGTCGCCGAGGGACGGTGA